A region of Anguilla rostrata isolate EN2019 chromosome 10, ASM1855537v3, whole genome shotgun sequence DNA encodes the following proteins:
- the c10h5orf34 gene encoding uncharacterized protein C5orf34 homolog, which produces MVVVSMMVMYEDDSVEVRYGDGSCLQLSPCGSEFLLEKTVPPSAHPLLPSEKVRQRTRFVTSAHRELIVQALEFRNRFAARPYLPKELIPVDCRMHYFTDISEIEWPSSSSCGLEFGSNGEVIVSSVDGNASLLLSSSGEEFSAEFLCRTSQPEVPRPVSQDPELKPGSQRVEAQDRSAAGVLRSQQTTGGAAGGSGAKEKGQKSPLSLPGEEHLYTRVVQLHSCACPPPFWRYPLSLALGLWDAQQGGPGVQAGAEGAGAERMVGATAGPGGAEGAPGRSAAESRSRGERSHLPEALPLTCPTPHQHRWNFRDSTQRSEEDLEQGLRTELVKVLWRQGIVYRLISGAVAIMEVSPGDGSVIRSNGAVANYFTHYTARLAFGQNEEKRYCVNSLPPDVPGQAYSVSSVVTRANRILKCYNQARVSLKLPDTHCCWRQESSSADSSVLIREARVAGSGLFRAFSDGRVHVTFLDGVTLQMLWSFNTSTPAQGADGTLAPPSGLRQPCGWCQLILPDGHRQLLQVQTPGPYSRYVSAAVQWSRWVEGEAALTNQEARGEVPPSNPGLGWSVVAELEKIKRFNFLLEHSGLLKAPGGSTGSPGSSCGFQEVTSQGNPGTDSAVVNENSIAEALQRTSKAIQDIETLLSVRESTNHNTT; this is translated from the exons ATGGTTGTCGTCAGCATGATGGTTATGTATGAGGACGATTCCGTAGAGGTGCGCTACGGCGATGGGTCGTGTTTGCAACTCTCTCCGTGTGGTTCTGAGTTCTTGCTGGAGAAAACCGTTCCACCTTCAGCCCACCCACTACTGCCGAGTGAAAAAGTCAGGCAGAGAACACGTTTCGTCACCAGTGCCCACAGA GAGCTAATAGTGCAGGCTTTGGAGTTCAGAAACAGGTTTGCTGCAAGACCATACCTCCCCAAAGAGCTCATCCCAGTGGACTGCAGAATG CATTACTTCACTGATATTTCGGAGATCGAGTGGCCTTCTTCAAGCTCCTGCGGATTGGAGTTTGGGTCGAACGGCGAGGTGATCGTCTCTTCCGTGGATGGGAATGCCAgcctcctcctgtcctcctccggGGAGGAGTTCTCCGCGGAGTTCCTGTGCCGGACGAGTCAGCCTGAGGTCCCCCGGCCTGTCAGTCAGGACCCTGAGCTCAAGCCCGGGTCACAGCGTGTGGAAGCCCAGGACAGGTCTGCTGCAGGGGTCCTGCGCTCACAGCAGACCACAGGTGGGGCAGCGGGGGGGTCTGGAGCTAAAGAAAAGGGGCAGAagtcccccctctccctgcctggAGAGGAGCACCTCTACACCCGGGTGGTGCAGCTGCATTCTTGTGCCTGTCCCCCTCCTTTTTGGAGGTACCCCCTGTCTTTAGCACTGGGCCTGTGGGATGCGCAGCAGGGAGGTCCCGGTGTGCAGGCTGGAGCAGAGGGAGCGGGGGCAGAGCGAATGGTGGGGGCCACAGCGGGAccggggggggcagagggagctCCAGGTCGGTCAGCAGCAGAGAGCCGGTCCAGGGGGGAGAGGAGCCACCTTCCAGAAGCTCTCCCACTCACATGTCCCACTCCCCATCAGCACAG GTGGAACTTCAGGGACTCGACCCAGAGAAGTGAAGAAGACCTGGAGCAAGGCCTGAGGACTGAGCTGGTCAAAGTTCTGTGGCGCCAAGGGATTGTTTACCG ACTCATCAGTGGGGCAGTGGCCATCATGGAGGTCAGCCCAGGCGATGGCTCGGTCATCCGGTCCAATGGAGCCGTAGCAAACTATTTCACGCATTACACCGCGAGGCTTGCATTCGGACAG AATGAAGAGAAAAGATACTGTGTGAACAGCCTCCCCCCGGATGTTCCCGGTCAGGCGTACTCCGTGAGCTCCGTGGTAACCCGTGCCAACAG GATCCTGAAGTGCTACAACCAGGCCAGAGTTTCTCTGAAGCTCCCCGACACCCACTGCTGCTGGAGACAG gaGAGCAGCTCGGCAGACTCCTCGGTTCTGATCCGGGAAGCTCGCGTCGCGGGCTCCGGACTCTTCCGGGCCTTTTCTGACGGCCGGGTCCACGTGACCTTCCTGGACGGGGTCACTCTGCAGATGCTGTGGAGCTTCAACACCAGCACACCTGCGCAG GGGGCAGACGGGACGTTGGCGCCCCCCAGTGGCCTACGGCAGCCGTGCGGCTGGTGCCAGCTCATCCTCCCCGACGGACACCGTCAGCTCCTGCAGGTGCAGACACCTGGGCCCTACAGCAG GTACGTGTCGGCCGCGGTGCAGTGGAGCcggtgggtggagggggaagCCGCTCTGACCAACCAGGAAGCCCGCGGTGAAGTCCCGCCCTCTAACCCCGGACTGGGCTG GTCCGTTGTTGCAGAACTGGAGAAGATCAAAAGGTTTAACT TCTTGTTGGAACACAGCGGGCTCCTGAAGGCTCCGGGGGGTTCCACGGGTTCCCCGGGTTCTAGCTGTGGGTTCCAAGAGGTTACCTCTCAGGGGAACCCCGGAACGGACTCCGCTGTGGTGAACGAGAACAGCATCGCCGAGGCACTGCAGAGGACCTCTAAAGCCATCCAGGACATTGAGACtctcctgtcagtcagggaATCGACCAATCACAACACCACATGA